In the genome of Thermoanaerobaculia bacterium, the window ACGCAGACCATCGTCATGGCTTCCGACTGGGTCGGGTTGACCTTGCCGGGCATGATCGACGACCCCGGCTCGTTGGCGGGAAGGATGAGCTCGGCGAGCCCCGCGCGCGGCCCGGAGCCGAGCCACCGCACGTCGTTGGCGATCTTCATGAGCGACACGGCCAGCGTCCGGAGAGCGCCGCTCGCCATCACGAGCGCGTCGTGCGAGGCGAGCGCGGCGAACTTGTTGGGCGCCGAGACGAACGGAAGGCCGGTCAGCTCCGCGATCTTCTTCGCGGAGAGCTCGGCGAAACGCGGATGGGTGTTCAATCCCGTCCCCACGGCCGTCCCGCCCAGCGCGAGCTCGTAGAGAGAGGGAAGCACGAGGTCGATCCGCTTGATGTCGTCGTCGAGCTGCGCGGCGTAGCCGGAGAATTCCTGGCCCAGCGTCAGCGGCACGGCGTCCATCAGGTGCGTTCGCCCGATCTTGACGATCCCGTCGAAGGCGCGCGCCTTCGCGGCGAGCGCGTCGCGGAGCCTGCGCACCGCCGGAACGAGCGAGCGGTGGATCTCCTCGACGGCGGCGATGTGCATCGCGGTCGGGAACGTGTCGTTGGACGACTGGGACATGTTGACGTGGTCGTTCGGGTGGACCCGCTCGGCGGATTTCGCGAGCTCGGTCGCGCGATTGCCGATCACCTCGTTGGCGTTCATGTTCGTCTGGGTGCCGCTGCCCGTCTGCCAGATCCGGAGCGGGAAGTGGGCGTCGAGCGTCCCCGCGATCACTTCGTCGGCCGCCCGAACGATCGCGTCCGCCTTGTCGGCGGGGAGCTTCCCGAGCTCGCGATTCGTCAGAGCCGAGGCCTTCTTCAGGATGCCGATCGCCCGGATGAGCTCTCGCGGCATCACGTCGTGGCCGATCGCGAAGTGGATCAGCGAGCGCTGCGTCTGGGCGCCCCAGTAGCGGTCCGCGGGGACCTCGATCGTTCCCATGCTGTCCGACTCGATCCGGACGCCGGGTTTGCCTTCTTTCGTCTGTACGGACATGTCGCCTCCGAAGAAACGATTGTATCGACCTCCAGCGATCCGATCTGAGCCAAATGCGTCAATCCGAAGTCGCGAGTCACGGGCCGTGCCGCGGCTCCCTCATCCGGCGAGCGCCGCTCGCCACCTTCTCCCGCCGGGAGAAGGCAGAGCGCCGCTCGCCGGATGTGCCCCCGGGGCAGATCCTTCGTCGCTTCGCTCCTCAGGATGACAATGGGGCGCCCGGCGCCGCGGACAAGACTCGAATTTCCGGGGGCGCGCCGCCGCGCCTGCCTATTCCTTCTTCCACTCGGGGATTCTTCCCGGCGTCCACGGCGCCCCCGCCCCTTCCAGCTTCTCCTCGAG includes:
- the fumC gene encoding class II fumarate hydratase — its product is MSVQTKEGKPGVRIESDSMGTIEVPADRYWGAQTQRSLIHFAIGHDVMPRELIRAIGILKKASALTNRELGKLPADKADAIVRAADEVIAGTLDAHFPLRIWQTGSGTQTNMNANEVIGNRATELAKSAERVHPNDHVNMSQSSNDTFPTAMHIAAVEEIHRSLVPAVRRLRDALAAKARAFDGIVKIGRTHLMDAVPLTLGQEFSGYAAQLDDDIKRIDLVLPSLYELALGGTAVGTGLNTHPRFAELSAKKIAELTGLPFVSAPNKFAALASHDALVMASGALRTLAVSLMKIANDVRWLGSGPRAGLAELILPANEPGSSIMPGKVNPTQSEAMTMVCVQVMGNDAAIAIAGSQGNFELNVFKPLIIHNFLNSVRLLSNACEMFTAHCVEGIEPNRAQIDRYVKNSLMLVTALNPKIGYDKAAKVAKKAYQEEISLREAAVALGFLTGEEFDEIVKPEDMVRPH